The DNA sequence GTGCTCTCCAGGCGGTTTCCTCTGTTTGCCAGTTTGTTTTGCGCAGCAATTCCTGCGATCCAGTTCATCCATTTCTGGGTGTTGGCCTGCATTTGTTCCGGTGATGTCTTAGGCATAGACTTGTAGTCTGCACGGAAGACCAATAAGAATTCTTTCATTGTATTTAAATTTTTGATTCATCTTAATGACGACAGGTTTTCTTCAATGGGGACAATTTTTTAAATTAAATATCGGAATTATTTCAGATCCATAGTTGTTCTGAAAACTCCTACTGCATTTCCGGTAATACGGATGATGTCGGGTTGGCTGTCTTTTACGCTGACCTGTACTTTTACTTCACCAATCCTATTGATGGCTTCTCCTTGTTTTCCAGTAAATTTAAAAATGCCATCAGCAGTCTCTATGATTTTGTTTTGAATAAGATAACCTCCCAAAGGACCGTTGGCATTTCCGGTAACCGGATCTTCAGAAATACCGATGGCGGGTGCAAACATTCTTCCATTGGTTAATATCTCTTTTTCATCTGTATCGAAAGTAAATACAAAATATCCGTTACAGCCGATTTCTTTACTGAGCTTTGCCAAAGCAGTCAGGTCCGGGACCAGATGATTTAAGGTCCTATTGTTTTTAATGCCGATCATTACTTTTGAATGGCCTGTAGAAGCGATCTGGACGGGACATTTTTCCTCAAGATCATCCATTGTCAGTCCCAGGGCCAGCACAATTCTTTGGGTTATTGAAGTATCAAACGCAGGACTCAGCTCAAATTTTCCCTGTGTC is a window from the Chryseobacterium indologenes genome containing:
- a CDS encoding PhzF family isomerase, giving the protein MKEVIIYQIDSFTKEKFKGNPAGVVLNAENMTSEEMQLIARELNNSETAFVFKPDNQKENFDYHVRYFTPTTEVPSCGHATIAALYAKAQEDQLDSCTVAIHTQIGILPIHIEREDNDYLITMTQGKFELSPAFDTSITQRIVLALGLTMDDLEEKCPVQIASTGHSKVMIGIKNNRTLNHLVPDLTALAKLSKEIGCNGYFVFTFDTDEKEILTNGRMFAPAIGISEDPVTGNANGPLGGYLIQNKIIETADGIFKFTGKQGEAINRIGEVKVQVSVKDSQPDIIRITGNAVGVFRTTMDLK